One window of Gammaproteobacteria bacterium genomic DNA carries:
- the gcvH gene encoding glycine cleavage system protein GcvH — protein MSNAPEDLKYTESHEWVRTNDDGTLTVGITDHAQELLGDLVYVEPPEAGSQVTARDGCAVVESVKAASDVYAPVSGEVVEVNDTLSDSPEQVNEDPYGDGWIFRIAPQSGTASEGLMDAAAYEQQIAETS, from the coding sequence ATGAGCAATGCACCTGAGGACCTGAAATACACCGAAAGCCACGAATGGGTTCGCACCAACGACGACGGGACCCTGACCGTGGGTATCACCGATCACGCCCAGGAATTGCTGGGTGATTTGGTGTACGTGGAACCGCCGGAAGCCGGATCGCAGGTGACCGCCAGAGACGGATGTGCCGTGGTGGAATCGGTCAAGGCAGCGTCCGACGTGTACGCACCTGTCAGCGGCGAGGTCGTGGAGGTGAACGATACGCTCTCCGACAGTCCCGAACAGGTCAACGAAGATCCCTATGGCGACGGATGGATCTTTCGCATCGCACCGCAGAGCGGTACCGCGAGCGAAGGCCTGATGGATGCTGCCGCCTACGAACAGCAGATCGCAGAGACAAGCTAG
- the gcvPA gene encoding aminomethyl-transferring glycine dehydrogenase subunit GcvPA, translating into MPFIPHTEEEVREMLATIDVDSIDILFDEIPRELRVEALDGIPSPLSEMEVTRLMSERAERDQVALNFIGAGAYEHHIPAAVWQIATRGEFYTAYTPYQPEASQGTLQIIYEYQSMMTELTAMDVSNASLYDGASALAEAVLMAVRTNRKAGSRKILMPRTVHPAYRDTVRTLTAPQDIECVEVPFNTRTGRVDPETLDRWANKGAVALVIPQPNYFGVLEEVDALTDWTARNGILAIGLVNPLSLGLLRPPGEWADNGVDIACGDGQPLGSPLSSGGPYFGFLCTRQNMVRQMPGRLVGRAIDADGKPGFVLTLQAREQHIRRSRATSNICTNQGLLVTAATIHMALLGPDGLERVARACYENTHELARGLLEIDSVSPLFGGEYFHEAALKIDRPVEALLESLAEDGILGGHPLTADYPELPDGLLVCATETKTRADLDRMVDATNQILRDRYTRSA; encoded by the coding sequence ATGCCGTTCATTCCGCACACAGAGGAAGAGGTCAGGGAGATGCTGGCCACGATCGACGTGGACAGCATCGACATCCTGTTCGACGAGATTCCCCGCGAACTGCGAGTCGAAGCGCTCGACGGCATCCCGTCACCGCTCAGCGAGATGGAAGTCACCCGCCTGATGAGCGAACGGGCGGAGCGGGATCAGGTCGCGCTCAATTTTATCGGCGCGGGCGCCTACGAGCACCACATCCCGGCGGCGGTGTGGCAGATCGCGACGCGTGGCGAGTTCTACACGGCGTACACTCCGTATCAGCCGGAGGCCTCACAGGGCACGCTGCAGATCATCTACGAATACCAGTCCATGATGACGGAACTGACCGCCATGGACGTATCGAACGCCTCCCTGTACGACGGCGCCTCGGCACTCGCCGAGGCCGTACTGATGGCGGTTCGCACAAACCGCAAGGCCGGGTCACGGAAGATCCTGATGCCGCGGACCGTCCACCCCGCCTATCGGGACACGGTCAGGACGCTGACAGCGCCGCAGGACATCGAATGCGTGGAGGTCCCGTTTAACACGCGCACCGGCAGGGTCGATCCCGAGACGCTGGATCGCTGGGCCAACAAGGGCGCCGTCGCGCTGGTCATCCCACAGCCCAACTACTTCGGGGTTCTCGAGGAGGTCGACGCGCTCACGGACTGGACGGCAAGAAACGGAATACTGGCCATCGGGCTGGTTAATCCGCTGTCGCTGGGTCTGTTACGCCCGCCCGGCGAGTGGGCTGATAACGGCGTCGACATCGCCTGCGGAGACGGCCAGCCGCTCGGATCGCCGCTATCCTCCGGCGGACCCTATTTCGGCTTTCTGTGCACCCGACAGAATATGGTGCGCCAGATGCCAGGCAGACTCGTCGGCCGCGCGATCGACGCAGACGGGAAGCCCGGCTTCGTGCTAACACTGCAGGCCCGTGAGCAGCATATCCGGCGGTCGCGCGCAACATCCAACATCTGCACCAACCAGGGCCTGCTGGTCACCGCGGCCACGATCCATATGGCGCTGCTGGGACCCGACGGCCTGGAACGGGTCGCCCGGGCCTGCTATGAAAACACGCACGAACTGGCCAGGGGGCTACTGGAGATCGACAGTGTCTCCCCGCTGTTCGGGGGTGAGTACTTCCACGAGGCGGCGCTGAAGATCGACCGGCCCGTCGAGGCCCTGCTCGAGTCACTCGCCGAGGATGGCATCCTCGGTGGCCATCCGCTGACGGCGGACTATCCGGAATTGCCGGACGGCCTGCTGGTCTGCGCGACCGAAACCAAGACCCGCGCCGACCTTGACCGCATGGTCGATGCGACCAACCAGATCCTGCGCGACCGATATACCAGGTCCGCCTAA
- the tpx gene encoding thiol peroxidase, with translation MATVTLNGDEIHTNGDLPAIGSQAPDFRLVARDLSDVSLDNFAGKKKILNIVVSLDTGVCAKSAREFNEKIARRDDAVVLTISADLPGAQARFCSLEGIKNMTTLSIMRNRNFSKDYGVLLVDGPLEGTTARAIVVLDTDNRVVHTELVPEIVTEADYDKAMAALD, from the coding sequence ATGGCGACGGTAACATTGAACGGTGACGAGATACACACGAACGGCGATCTGCCGGCCATCGGTTCCCAGGCGCCCGACTTCCGGCTGGTCGCCAGGGACCTCAGCGACGTGAGTCTGGACAACTTCGCCGGCAAGAAGAAGATACTGAACATCGTCGTGAGCCTCGACACCGGGGTCTGCGCCAAGTCCGCCAGGGAATTCAACGAAAAGATCGCCCGCCGCGACGATGCCGTCGTGCTGACCATCTCGGCTGATCTGCCGGGAGCGCAGGCGCGGTTCTGTTCTCTCGAGGGAATCAAGAACATGACGACGCTATCGATCATGCGCAATCGGAACTTCTCCAAGGACTACGGCGTGCTGCTCGTGGACGGTCCACTGGAAGGCACCACCGCGCGTGCAATCGTAGTCCTGGACACCGACAACCGGGTCGTTCATACCGAACTGGTACCCGAGATTGTGACCGAAGCCGACTACGACAAGGCGATGGCCGCCCTGGATTGA
- the gcvPB gene encoding aminomethyl-transferring glycine dehydrogenase subunit GcvPB, protein MLIFDHSLKNRRAPAQAPRAKASVDDLPERFRRRARPRLPEVSELQTVRHYTRLSQKNFSIDTHFYPLGSCTMKYNPRGCNSVALLPGFANRHPLSPASSSQGFLACMHELQEMLKAVSGMQGVSLAPMAGAQGEFAGIAMIRAYHRGRGDHERNEVLVPDAAHGTNPATAAMCGYKVREIPTDANGDVDLDALREATGPNTAGLMLTNPSTLGVFERRIVEIAGIVHEAGGLLYYDGANLNAILGKVRPGDMGFDVIHMNLHKTFSTPHGGGGPGSGAIGVAQRLLPYMPVPVVGRDGDRFRWLNAEDLPMSIGRLSAFGGNPGVLLRAYVYMRMLGDSGMVRVGEYSTLNANYLMARLREKGFDLAYPERRATHEFIVTLSRQAKELRVTAADFGKRLLDFGFHAPTTYFPLMVPECLLIEPTESEAKEELDGFADAMAAILAEAESNAEQVRGAPYTLPNRRFDEVRAAREPDLRWRPDDPAAD, encoded by the coding sequence GTGCTGATATTCGACCATTCGCTCAAGAACCGCCGCGCCCCGGCACAAGCCCCACGCGCGAAGGCCTCCGTGGACGACCTGCCCGAGCGCTTCCGGCGCCGCGCACGCCCGCGGCTGCCGGAGGTCTCCGAATTGCAGACGGTGCGCCACTACACGCGACTGTCCCAGAAGAACTTTTCCATCGACACGCACTTCTACCCGCTGGGCTCGTGCACCATGAAATACAACCCGAGGGGTTGCAATAGTGTGGCGTTGCTGCCGGGATTCGCCAACCGTCACCCGCTGTCGCCGGCCTCAAGCAGTCAGGGTTTCCTGGCCTGCATGCACGAACTTCAGGAGATGCTCAAGGCGGTCAGCGGCATGCAGGGCGTCTCGCTGGCCCCGATGGCCGGCGCGCAGGGTGAATTCGCCGGCATCGCCATGATCCGCGCCTATCATCGGGGGCGCGGCGACCATGAACGTAACGAGGTGCTGGTGCCGGACGCGGCGCACGGAACCAACCCGGCCACCGCCGCAATGTGCGGTTACAAGGTCCGGGAGATCCCGACCGACGCCAACGGCGATGTCGACCTGGATGCGCTGCGCGAGGCAACGGGTCCGAACACCGCGGGTCTGATGCTCACCAACCCCTCCACACTCGGGGTTTTCGAGCGTCGAATCGTCGAGATCGCCGGGATCGTCCACGAGGCGGGCGGCCTGCTCTACTACGACGGCGCCAACCTGAACGCGATCCTGGGCAAGGTGCGGCCGGGCGATATGGGCTTTGACGTAATCCACATGAACCTGCACAAGACCTTTTCGACTCCGCACGGTGGCGGCGGCCCGGGTTCGGGTGCGATCGGTGTCGCCCAGCGGCTCCTGCCGTACATGCCCGTGCCGGTCGTCGGCAGGGACGGAGACCGGTTCCGCTGGCTCAACGCCGAAGATCTTCCGATGAGCATCGGGAGGCTGTCGGCCTTTGGTGGCAATCCGGGCGTCTTGCTGAGGGCATACGTTTACATGCGGATGCTCGGGGACTCGGGCATGGTGCGCGTCGGCGAATACTCCACCCTGAACGCCAACTATCTGATGGCCAGGCTGCGCGAGAAAGGCTTCGACCTTGCCTATCCCGAGCGGCGCGCGACCCACGAGTTCATCGTCACACTGAGCCGCCAGGCAAAGGAACTGAGGGTGACCGCGGCGGACTTCGGCAAGCGACTGCTGGACTTCGGTTTCCATGCGCCCACGACCTACTTCCCGCTGATGGTGCCGGAATGTCTGCTGATCGAACCGACCGAGTCGGAGGCAAAGGAAGAACTGGACGGTTTCGCGGACGCGATGGCCGCTATCCTGGCTGAGGCCGAAAGCAATGCCGAGCAGGTTCGCGGCGCGCCCTACACACTACCCAACCGCAGGTTCGACGAGGTGCGCGCGGCGCGCGAACCGGACCTTCGCTGGCGTCCAGACGATCCGGCAGCCGACTGA
- a CDS encoding diacylglycerol kinase codes for MAYSGNQGIVRLIKATGYSWKGFKAAFKHEAAFRQELLLLALLAPAGIWLGQTAVQRALLVGSLIAVLIVELLNSAVEAAIDRVGEEHHRLSGRAKDMGSAAVLLSLICAALFWVLVAAERFL; via the coding sequence GTGGCATACAGCGGAAATCAGGGAATCGTCCGACTGATCAAGGCGACCGGGTATTCCTGGAAGGGATTCAAGGCGGCCTTCAAGCACGAGGCGGCGTTTCGCCAGGAGCTCCTGCTGCTCGCGTTGCTTGCGCCAGCGGGAATCTGGTTGGGTCAGACCGCGGTACAGCGGGCATTGCTCGTCGGCAGCCTGATCGCGGTACTGATCGTGGAGCTACTGAACTCGGCCGTCGAAGCGGCAATCGACCGGGTCGGGGAGGAGCATCACCGCCTGTCCGGGAGGGCCAAGGACATGGGATCGGCGGCCGTATTGCTGTCGCTGATCTGCGCCGCCTTGTTCTGGGTGCTGGTCGCCGCGGAGCGGTTTCTCTAG
- a CDS encoding sulfur globule protein CV1: protein MKMKVAALASTLVLSAGTASAWWGGPGYGNGYGNGWGDGFGDMFGDFNMSFSGRGSGYGSGYGRGYGYGAPYYGYGYPYYGGYGYGYAPYAAPYGYGAPYGAPAAPVAPQAPAESK from the coding sequence ATGAAAATGAAAGTTGCAGCACTGGCCAGCACTCTGGTTCTTTCCGCCGGCACCGCTTCCGCATGGTGGGGGGGCCCCGGTTATGGCAACGGTTATGGCAACGGCTGGGGTGACGGCTTCGGCGACATGTTCGGCGATTTCAACATGAGCTTCTCCGGACGCGGCAGCGGCTACGGTAGCGGTTACGGCCGGGGCTACGGCTACGGCGCTCCCTATTACGGCTATGGCTACCCGTACTACGGTGGCTACGGCTATGGCTATGCGCCTTACGCTGCTCCCTATGGTTACGGTGCTCCCTATGGAGCCCCGGCCGCTCCCGTCGCTCCCCAGGCTCCCGCCGAATCGAAGTAG
- a CDS encoding diguanylate cyclase: MADLPDIDGTATRRRRFAYVALFVVLFFAYLYLRDSTWRGDIALHTLMEAVATVLALAVGSLALVRYYSKKDNTFLFIGTGFVATAFLDGYHTVVSSFHFIEAFPSAPPSLIAWSWLASRIFLSLLLWMSWLFWRREDRLGAAGRISEKLVYSIVTALALMCFAIVAFVPMPAAYYQQLPFPRPQEFLPALFFLLALIGYLRKGKWKTDVFEHWLVLSLIVGFMGQAMFMSFSGQVFDMMFDAAHLLKNGSYICALLGLLFSMQRLFSESHAKQELQFKNTILATQMEVSPDAILVVDEHGKIISYNRYFVELWGLTQEILAARVDESVLHSVVSQLRDPETFLARVEYLYQHRSEDSHEEIDLRDGRVIDRHSAPMIGEHGKYYGRIWFFRDITERKQMETELRESELAHRTLAQNLPGIVYREHLRESGRMQFYNDMPVQITGYAEDELMTGAVCSIEPLILNEDRPGVEAEVMRALEQKRAFVVKYRLKHKDGGIRWMEEHGMPVYDTDGAPHYIDGMIFDITEHKQDEIELHLFRTLVDNSSDAIEVVDPATMRLLDVNQTQCRKLGYSREQLLSMSITDIDSELTADHMKEIQTQLLQTGEARFESTHRRKDDTTYPVEVTAKIVEFGRPYLLSIVRDITERRLAEAEVLKLQEQLREQAQHDPLTGLYNRRYLEETMGREIIRAERYGQPIGVVICDLDYFKLVNDTYGHLVGDEVLRAFAELLRTHSRGSDIVCRFGGEEFLLLLFDTPPDIAYQRAEELRASLAAQQIGKSVIRVTASFGVASYPVDGKTQDELISAVDAAMYQAKKTGRNRVVVASAKINGVRLD; encoded by the coding sequence GTGGCTGACTTGCCCGATATCGACGGAACAGCCACAAGGCGAAGGCGGTTTGCATACGTCGCCTTGTTTGTGGTCCTTTTTTTCGCTTACCTCTACCTCAGGGATTCAACCTGGCGCGGCGATATCGCGTTGCATACCTTGATGGAAGCGGTCGCGACGGTGTTGGCGCTTGCGGTCGGCAGCCTTGCGCTGGTGCGCTACTACAGCAAGAAGGACAACACATTTTTGTTCATCGGCACGGGCTTTGTCGCCACTGCTTTTCTGGACGGCTATCACACGGTGGTCAGTTCCTTTCACTTCATCGAAGCCTTCCCGTCTGCCCCGCCTTCGTTGATCGCCTGGAGCTGGTTAGCCTCGCGCATCTTCCTGTCCCTGCTGCTGTGGATGAGCTGGCTGTTCTGGCGGCGCGAAGACCGGCTTGGCGCAGCAGGCCGGATCAGCGAAAAACTGGTTTACAGCATTGTCACTGCGCTGGCACTGATGTGCTTTGCCATCGTTGCGTTCGTGCCGATGCCGGCTGCCTACTATCAACAGCTCCCTTTTCCCCGGCCGCAGGAATTCCTGCCCGCGCTATTCTTCCTGCTTGCCCTGATCGGCTATCTGCGCAAAGGCAAATGGAAAACCGATGTGTTCGAGCACTGGCTGGTGCTGAGCCTCATCGTCGGCTTCATGGGGCAGGCCATGTTCATGTCGTTCTCCGGCCAGGTCTTCGACATGATGTTCGATGCGGCACATTTGCTGAAGAACGGTTCTTACATCTGCGCGTTGCTCGGCCTGCTGTTCAGCATGCAGCGTCTGTTCAGCGAATCGCACGCGAAGCAGGAACTCCAGTTCAAAAACACCATACTGGCAACACAGATGGAAGTTTCGCCGGATGCGATACTCGTGGTCGACGAGCACGGAAAAATCATCTCCTACAACCGATACTTCGTCGAGCTATGGGGACTTACGCAAGAGATTTTGGCAGCGCGCGTCGATGAGTCCGTGTTGCACTCGGTCGTTTCACAGCTGCGGGATCCTGAAACATTTCTCGCCCGCGTCGAATATCTGTATCAGCACAGATCAGAAGATAGCCATGAAGAAATCGATCTCAGGGATGGCAGGGTAATCGACCGCCACTCCGCACCGATGATCGGAGAACACGGCAAGTATTACGGGCGGATATGGTTCTTTCGCGACATTACCGAGCGCAAGCAAATGGAAACCGAGCTGCGTGAAAGCGAACTCGCCCACCGTACCCTGGCGCAGAACCTGCCCGGCATTGTCTACCGGGAGCATCTCCGCGAGAGCGGGCGTATGCAGTTTTATAACGATATGCCCGTTCAAATAACAGGCTACGCAGAGGATGAACTGATGACCGGCGCGGTATGCTCGATCGAGCCGTTGATTCTGAACGAGGACCGACCCGGTGTGGAGGCTGAAGTCATGCGAGCGTTGGAACAGAAACGTGCCTTCGTTGTGAAGTACCGGCTGAAACATAAGGACGGCGGCATACGCTGGATGGAAGAACATGGTATGCCTGTTTACGACACAGACGGCGCGCCACATTATATTGATGGCATGATCTTCGATATCACAGAGCACAAACAGGACGAAATAGAACTCCATCTGTTTCGAACTCTCGTCGACAATTCCAGCGATGCTATCGAAGTGGTCGACCCTGCGACTATGCGTTTATTGGACGTAAACCAGACACAATGCCGCAAACTGGGTTACAGCCGGGAACAACTGCTGTCCATGAGCATTACAGACATCGATTCGGAATTAACTGCGGACCATATGAAAGAGATCCAGACACAGCTCCTGCAAACCGGAGAGGCGCGATTCGAAAGTACGCATCGACGCAAAGACGATACTACCTACCCGGTAGAAGTCACCGCGAAAATCGTCGAATTCGGCAGACCCTACTTGCTGAGCATCGTGCGCGACATCACCGAGCGCAGGCTCGCCGAGGCGGAAGTACTAAAATTGCAGGAACAACTGCGCGAACAGGCCCAGCACGATCCGTTGACCGGTCTCTACAATCGCCGTTACCTCGAAGAAACGATGGGACGCGAAATCATTCGCGCTGAACGTTACGGCCAGCCGATCGGAGTCGTGATCTGCGACCTCGACTATTTCAAGCTCGTCAACGACACATATGGCCATCTGGTTGGCGACGAGGTATTGAGGGCGTTTGCCGAACTTTTGAGAACACATTCACGCGGCAGCGATATCGTTTGTCGTTTCGGCGGCGAGGAGTTTCTGCTGCTGCTTTTTGACACGCCGCCGGATATCGCGTATCAACGCGCCGAAGAATTGCGTGCATCGCTTGCGGCGCAACAGATAGGGAAGTCCGTTATCCGGGTGACCGCTTCCTTCGGTGTGGCTTCCTATCCGGTGGATGGCAAGACACAGGATGAGTTGATTAGTGCTGTAGACGCGGCAATGTACCAGGCCAAGAAGACGGGACGCAATCGCGTCGTGGTCGCATCGGCGAAGATCAATGGGGTCAGACTCGATTGA